The following nucleotide sequence is from Takifugu flavidus isolate HTHZ2018 unplaced genomic scaffold, ASM371156v2 ctg1101, whole genome shotgun sequence.
aacacgctaaataatttaggaatatagcaacattttagtataataatcaggattttcgattttactcaccaaaaatcctgattgtttgtacacaaaatccatcctccttcctttcctcaagaagatttcaatgactctgttgtgcagattatccgtgcgtttcagttccatcaagacgtccttttctatcgccatccaagctaatgctgaaagtcgagcctgccctgtcgtatttctggcataagttttaattcgctttaggtctgagaatgtccgttcaacagaagcagtagacacgggatggtcaccgccaaacacagtctatcagtctttttaagatttccctatttttcttcaccttttcgttgCGGAGCTccatcttgaaaatggctttgacagtaaatcagcgactaaatccattcttcttctcctacttcagccattgtgggttgacaaaacagctattaagtcaacacaacaatatctttgcttgtgcagctccctacagatgcagtttgctagctctggctcgtgcactctctgactgtccaatcaaagcgcgtgaatacgctgacgtttcctacgcctgctagaaggccttggggtcgccaactcaaaatctgattggatgaagcaacagtttgatcgacattttttttatgctacagggcctgcagaactgattgtgaaggcctccaggcagatttctttgaccctggcaacaaatagtggctgaaatgtgattggttaaatgcttgaatatgaaaatacacgtctggaagcagcgcaaccagggggctggcaatgaaaggaagcgggcagaccatttggaattatttatacatatggtattatttaatacatattcatggacaaaatattatttgactgatgttaattatattttcaaaatataattaacatcagtctgtgattcagatatttttaggccagcagaggaggccttgcaggccctgacggcccaccactggTTTTTTGAACtgcataactctgccttagaacatttcacaaccatacaaaacatcattttgtaggtattagcctctactatcgtgaaaaattaaattaatcagctctttaaaatgaaacggtgcaccaacatatCAGTTGTTCagtcccattaactcccatgttaattttagtgtggtaaatcttttaaaactgaaaattgcttgtgtttttaactggtcatttctcctacatgggttaacatcatctcacaaaaattcctaggcatatattttaaagtttcccaacaatatccatcattgcagagtgctccagctctccatttagatacggatgggtaagacatggcaggtctgtgcagcttgttctgccacactgttccaccacatgtcatgaaaattcattaaaaagtctatttataaggctcctggttctaataacccatagacaacaatatcagtcatttctaaatggttgaaataagcttttgaatacgcgtgacctctgtgctatttaatgatcagtttcagagaccagacgactgtatttggagcataaatggagaacttttcttctattctatgagtttatgtttcctgatttggcacttttatttttaacattaattcacaaatgaagaaaagccactaacacttagatcaaatacacttttctccaactaaacgagcttgttagaacctaaataactttatattttttgctcagtgttcattcaatcttcaactgtcagagcaaactgaaagtagaagtgaacgcagcctttcttaggcgttgctaacgcccagtagacatgtataaccactattcccatttttgacagctatcagaaacggtctgcttccattggagattcctcctgtcccgagggtgaaaagaaacggagaactgaactgcagaccgccgacctgaacaacagcgtctcacgtaagctcgtacatttgtattaataagatacttttgggtcggaataaaggaacaacttgtgtatttacaatgtgcaagagaagatccagagagctcttgtttggttccactggaacccctggaccctcctAAGACCTTCctaatgcttagacagtatttagcaacatttagtcatttagtttctggaaagtgttaaagagttgaaggcaggtgacctttacaggacaatgggtctgctgagtatgatgtgtttggagaaggtttgatgtgtttttctaatatcatccagcttttaccagctgtttagtccaagcaaactcttggaagacatggaaatggttgttatagactaaattacattgaaacccaatgaaataaaagaataggtgtacataagaagacataacatttaaaagtgacagtagatgggtcatgacccgactgttgcttctatcactcaaacatgacagaatattttccagttgaggacatctgtgttactgctgtagatgacaattgtaaaaggatttaaaagatggtttgtttcagagggtggtgaactgcaggaggtgatagaaggtcataagatgagtctgaagagatgtgaacatgtgactgaaggaactcatgaagcaggaagtggaaccctgctgaacacgatctacactgagctctacatcactgagggacaaagtgaggaggtggacacacaacatgaggtgagacagcttgagagaacctccaagaagaacatccaggacactccaatcaagtgccaggacatcttcaaagtcttatctgagcaacagagacacatcagagtggttctgaccaacggtgtcgccggcgttggaaaaaccttctcagtgcagaagttcagtctggactgggcagaaggtttggagaaccaagacatcagtctggtgcttccgctctcatgcagggagctgaacttgatcagagatgagcagcacagtcttctctcactgcttcatgttttccatccaacattacagaagatcagagcagaagatctgactgtctggaaacttctgttcatctttgatggcctggatgaaagcagattttcactgggtttcaacaagcatcaggtcatctctgatgtcacacgagtatcgtcagttgacgtgctcctggtgaacctcatccaggggaacctgcttccctcagctctcatctggatcacctccagacctgcagcagcctatcagattcctccctcgtgtgttgacaggatcacagaagtacgaggcttcactgactcccagaaggaggagtacttcaggaggaggttcagtgatgaagatctgtccaagagaatcatctcacacatcaaggcctccag
It contains:
- the LOC130519696 gene encoding protein NLRC3-like, which gives rise to MSLKRCEHVTEGTHEAGSGTLLNTIYTELYITEGQSEEVDTQHEVRQLERTSKKNIQDTPIKCQDIFKVLSEQQRHIRVVLTNGVAGVGKTFSVQKFSLDWAEGLENQDISLVLPLSCRELNLIRDEQHSLLSLLHVFHPTLQKIRAEDLTVWKLLFIFDGLDESRFSLGFNKHQVISDVTRVSSVDVLLVNLIQGNLLPSALIWITSRPAAAYQIPPSCVDRITEVRGFTDSQKEEYFRRRFSDEDLSKRIISHIKASRSLHIMCRIPVFCWITAIVLEDMMTRDQRGELPKTLTDLYSHFLRVQIKRKKQKFEESKTRGTD